One window of Chamaesiphon minutus PCC 6605 genomic DNA carries:
- a CDS encoding DUF4278 domain-containing protein, protein MTNIIQRKSIESKVIKLIYRGITYNYDPDRVRANSPLPHSRKSSRNLIYRGVAYRFDLALAKPDVVKPCSYELIYRGSTYQAHRNEKGEVSYQRTSH, encoded by the coding sequence ATGACTAATATTATTCAGAGAAAATCTATCGAAAGCAAAGTAATTAAGCTCATTTATCGTGGCATTACCTATAATTACGATCCCGATCGCGTTAGAGCTAATTCTCCATTGCCACACTCTCGCAAATCCTCCCGCAACTTGATTTACAGGGGTGTCGCTTATCGCTTCGATCTAGCCCTCGCCAAACCCGATGTTGTCAAACCATGCAGTTATGAATTGATTTATAGGGGCAGCACTTATCAAGCGCATCGCAATGAAAAAGGTGAAGTTAGTTATCAGCGAACAAGTCATTAA
- a CDS encoding peptidase, which produces MKNTFRKYHRQIATLFCLPIFFTALTGISITIAEKWLHQPELAAIFTSIHTFKIFKFDAILPALNGLALIGLVTTGLSMTGLFTQHRQPR; this is translated from the coding sequence ATGAAAAATACTTTCCGTAAATACCATCGACAGATTGCCACACTCTTTTGTTTGCCGATCTTCTTTACCGCTCTGACTGGTATAAGCATTACCATTGCCGAAAAATGGCTGCACCAACCAGAACTCGCGGCTATTTTTACCAGCATTCACACCTTCAAAATTTTCAAATTCGATGCGATTTTGCCAGCATTAAATGGTCTGGCACTAATTGGCTTAGTTACCACCGGACTAAGTATGACCGGACTATTTACCCAACATCGTCAACCTAGATAG
- a CDS encoding metallophosphoesterase family protein — MQRKKFIEHVSWTGLGIVWAVGSNGLFTACSVGEQTAQTPSKASPLSFVQISDTHIGFKKPANEHVTDTMQKTIAAINALATPPAFVVHTGDITHLSKPEEFDLAKQLMSQLKVPLFTLAGEHDTIGDRGTTYAAAFKPKDVKEGLQIWNQAGIHFLAVTNVLDFAASGKGVLGQAQLDLLTKDLTAQKQDTPIVIFSHLPLYDLYPQWGWATADSAKLLSLLSRFASVTVLSGHIHQVVRHQEGNIQFHTAASTAFPLPTPGNGEHPIPVKLPETSLLKEIGFHSIDLIPGKATKISHRPLG, encoded by the coding sequence ATGCAACGCAAAAAATTTATCGAACATGTGAGCTGGACTGGACTCGGTATCGTCTGGGCAGTCGGTTCAAATGGCTTATTCACCGCATGTAGTGTTGGCGAACAAACTGCCCAAACACCATCTAAAGCCTCCCCGCTGTCCTTCGTTCAAATTAGCGATACGCATATCGGCTTCAAAAAACCTGCTAACGAACATGTCACCGATACAATGCAAAAAACGATCGCGGCAATTAATGCGCTAGCCACACCACCTGCTTTTGTCGTTCATACCGGAGATATCACCCATTTGTCCAAACCCGAAGAATTCGATCTTGCCAAACAACTGATGTCTCAATTGAAAGTCCCGTTGTTTACTTTAGCAGGAGAACACGACACGATCGGCGATCGCGGTACAACCTACGCCGCAGCCTTCAAACCCAAAGATGTCAAAGAAGGTTTGCAAATCTGGAACCAAGCTGGAATACATTTTTTAGCGGTGACTAACGTGCTGGATTTTGCAGCCAGCGGCAAAGGTGTACTCGGACAAGCACAACTAGATTTACTCACCAAAGATTTGACAGCTCAGAAACAAGATACCCCGATCGTCATTTTTAGCCATCTGCCCTTATACGATCTCTATCCCCAATGGGGCTGGGCAACCGCCGATTCTGCCAAATTGCTCTCCCTCCTGTCTCGGTTTGCCTCTGTCACCGTATTGAGCGGTCACATCCATCAAGTCGTTAGACATCAAGAAGGTAATATTCAGTTCCACACCGCAGCCTCAACCGCCTTTCCCCTCCCCACTCCTGGCAACGGCGAGCATCCCATCCCCGTCAAGCTACCCGAAACCAGTCTATTGAAAGAGATCGGATTTCATTCGATCGATCTCATCCCTGGCAAAGCTACCAAAATCAGCCACCGCCCTCTAGGGTAA
- a CDS encoding universal stress protein, whose protein sequence is MYQKILITIADSDESELVLAAGLTLAEKFESQVLLLHVINPSLPSGFSPLVGGMFPIVNDLAIEQYAKEWKEYESNGIERLQACAQQARSRGIEAEVSQNFGDAGRIICEVAKSWSADSIVMGRRDRQSILSEILVGSTSNYVLHHAPCSTIVIQPPASSQHP, encoded by the coding sequence ATGTATCAAAAAATCTTAATTACCATTGCCGATTCTGATGAGTCCGAATTAGTACTAGCAGCGGGACTAACCTTAGCGGAGAAGTTTGAATCCCAGGTCTTACTTTTGCATGTCATCAATCCATCTCTACCATCTGGTTTTAGTCCATTAGTGGGTGGGATGTTCCCCATTGTCAACGATCTGGCCATCGAACAGTATGCCAAAGAGTGGAAAGAATACGAAAGCAACGGGATCGAACGACTCCAGGCTTGCGCGCAACAGGCACGATCGCGCGGGATCGAAGCCGAAGTTTCGCAAAACTTTGGTGATGCTGGACGCATAATTTGCGAAGTAGCCAAAAGTTGGTCGGCAGACTCTATTGTGATGGGCAGAAGAGATCGACAATCGATTTTGAGTGAAATTTTGGTTGGTAGCACGAGTAACTATGTCTTGCATCACGCACCTTGTTCGACGATCGTGATTCAGCCACCAGCATCATCGCAACATCCTTAA